Part of the Ignatzschineria larvae DSM 13226 genome, TGGAGCCAGATCGGGCTTTAGCGATTAAAACGGCGATTATGCGTAGTCAGCCCGGCGATATTATTTTAATTGCCGGCAAAGGGCATGAAGATTATCAAATCTTAGGTGATAGAGAGATCTATTTTTCTGATCTTGCTGAAGTTAAGAAAAACAATGAGGAACTATAAATCTATGAAGTTATCTGAAGCCGCAAAAATCATGAATGGTGAGCTTATTGGGCAAGATGCTTATTTTTTTGGGGCAGCGAGCGATACACGAAAGTTAAAACCCGGGGAGCTCTTTTTTGCTTGGAAAGGTGAACGATTTGATGCGCACGATTATCTTGAAAGTGCGGAGATGAAAGGCGCTATTTGTGCAGTCGTTGAACGTTTTATTCCCTCAGCGCAAATTGCCCAAATTGTGGTAAAAGATAGTCAAAAGGCGCTTGCAAAAATTGCAAAAGCTTGGCGCAAAGCCTGGAAAGGGACGATGATTGCGCTGACCGGTTCTAATGGCAAAACAACACTGAAAGAGATGATTACCTCAATTCTTTCAGTGAAACATGAAGTGCTCGCAACGGAAGGAAATTATAACAATCATGTGGGTTGTCCATTGATGCTACTGCGTTTAAATACCCATCATACACACGCAGTCATCGAGATGGGAGCAAATCACCCGAAGGAGATTGAGTTTTTGACGAAGATCGTACAACCTGATATTGCGATTTTAAATAATGCCGGCGCTTGTCATCTAGAGGGATTTGGCTCTCTTGAGGGCGTTGCGAAAGCAAAATCGGAAATCTTTATGGGATTAAGTGAAAGTGGTACCGCCATCATTAATGCCGATGATGCTTTTGCCGAATTTTGGCAGGGCAATTTAGAAGGACAGAAAGTCATGACTT contains:
- a CDS encoding UDP-N-acetylmuramoyl-tripeptide--D-alanyl-D-alanine ligase; amino-acid sequence: MKLSEAAKIMNGELIGQDAYFFGAASDTRKLKPGELFFAWKGERFDAHDYLESAEMKGAICAVVERFIPSAQIAQIVVKDSQKALAKIAKAWRKAWKGTMIALTGSNGKTTLKEMITSILSVKHEVLATEGNYNNHVGCPLMLLRLNTHHTHAVIEMGANHPKEIEFLTKIVQPDIAILNNAGACHLEGFGSLEGVAKAKSEIFMGLSESGTAIINADDAFAEFWQGNLEGQKVMTFGIDHPANVMASDFDGQHFHLSIQLAEHSSQDSALEADVTLQLLGRHNILNALAATAATYSAGEKIDTIVKGLEALTPVKGRLQVVKIQDKVQLINDAYNANPNSLKAGIDACHAGIRWLVLGNMRELGSEEVAIHQDAGRYAKEAGFTKLFALGELAAHSANAFGDGGSSYENHEALLTALQSAISEYQEDALLTILLKGSNSMNMQYFYETLAPSEIQ